The genomic interval TACACCCACGGTGCCAGCGTGGTGTTTCTCCACCCAGGGGATGGCGTTGGCCGCGTCTTTGCCCCGCTCCGGCTCATTCATGAAGGTCAGGAAGGCGCGGCAGCAGCCGCTTGAGTCCAGCTGCCGGAGGCTCATGACGACGCCGGTCAGCCGGTCCTCTCCAAGCTCCTCGTGAGGCAGCACCTCGCCGCTCCACGAACAGGTCGCGACCTCGTCCGGGTGGAAAGTCCGGCCTCTGGTGGCGCGGGCGGCCGCGCCAGGAAGCATCCGCCGCCCGCTCTGCTCGCTGGTGGCCATTTCGGAAGGCATCGCCTTCCTGCCGGTGCAGACGCAGGCTTCGAGCTCATTGGGGAGCGCGTGCTGCCCCGTGACCGCGCAGGGCACGAGTAGCCGGGTCCGGGCGAGCTTGCCTGAAGCCTCGGATGCCGATGCAACATCCCGTGCGATGCGGTCGCCGAGGACGGCGCAGGTGACAAGCTCGTCGGGCAACACCTGCCGCCCGGACTCCCCGCAAGTTTCCAGCTCGCCAACGAGTGCGGGACGACCCTGTAGACCCGAGGGCACCAGAAGCGACCGGAGGGCTCGCTTGCCGCTCGCCGCGCACGTCGCCAAAAGATCAACTCGAACACGGCGGCCGGTCGATTCGCACGCCTGCAGGAAACGCGGGAGCACGAGGTCGCCGCTCTCCTCGCACGGCTCTAGCTCCGCGGGAGGCACCCGCTCGCCGGACCGTGCGCATGCGCGCAGCAGGCTCGGGCGGACGCGTCGCCCACCGGAAATCTCCACCAACTCTTCGGGGAGCACCCGCTCTCCGGAGAGGTCGCAGCGGCGGAGGCACTCCGGCAGGACGCGCTGCCCGGTGACGGCACAGGCCTCCAGCTCCGTAGCGAGAACCCGCCGGCCGCTCATGCCGCAGGCGGCGACGTGTTCCGGCAAGGCGGTGCGGCCCTCGTTGAGGACCTCCAGGCGGCTAGGCAAGACCCTCTTGCCGGAGGCGCAGCAGGTGCCCAGCTGTCCCGGCGCCACGGCCTGCCCCGTCACCTCACAAGCCTCCAGCTCCCCAAGCGGAATCGGTTCCTGGGTGACCTCGCAGCGACCCAGCAGGTCCGGGAGGGCGTGCCGCCCGAGCGTCGTCGCCTGCAAAGTCTCCGGAAGCACCCGCTTGCCGGAAAGGTCGCAGGCTTTGAGCAAGCTCGGGAGCACCAGACGTCCGGTGACGGCGCAAGCTTCGAGTTCGGAAGCGACCACGCGGTCCCCGCTCTCTTCGCAGGTCGCCGCGTGCTCTGGCAAAACCACTCGATCGTCGGAAAGCGTCTCCAAGCAGGCGTGGACCACCCGCTTGCCCGAGACGCAGCACGTCTCCAGCTGTTCCGGTGCCACCGCCTGCTCGGTCACTGCGCAAGTCTCCAACTCGTCAAGCGGCACCCGGGCGCCGGTGATAGCGCAGGAACCGAGCAGGTCCGGGCAGGCATGTCTGCCGCCGGAGGTGCCCTCAAGAAGTTCGGCAAGGACCCGCTCCCCGGAGACGTCGCACGCCCGCAAGAGGCGGGGGTGGACCTGCTTCCCCGTGATGGCGCAGGCTTTGAGTTCGGCCTCGGGAACCCGCTCGCCCGAGATGGCACAGGCGGAAACGAGCGCGGGCGGGAACCGCCGGCCATCGGTCACCGTCTCCAGAGCTTCGGCGAGAGCCCGTTCACCGGGCGCGTCGCTTTCTACGAGCAGGTCCGGGGCCACCCGCTTCCCGGTGACGGCGCACGCCACCAGTTCACTGGCGGGGAAGCGCCGCCCTGAGGCCTCGCAAGCCTCCAGGTGCTCCGGCAGCGCCAGCCGCCCGTCTCCCAGCGTCACCAGTTCGTCAAGGAGCACCCGGTCGCCGCTGACGCAGCAGGTGCCCAGCAGCCCGGGGGTCACGAGCCGCCCGGTGCGAGCACAGGCGATGAGCGTCCCGGGGATCACCCGCTCGCCGCTGACGGCACAGACCGCGGCGGCTTCGGGTCGCACGCGTTCTCCGGTGCCAAGCTTGACAAGTTCGCTGCTGAGCACGCGATCGCCGGTGATGGCACAGGCTTGCAACAGCTTCGGCCGCACCCGCTTCCCGCTGGCTGCGCAAACCAGCAGGCTCCCGAGCTTCACGCGGTCGCCGCTCGCTTCGCAGGTTTCGAGGAAGGCTGGGTCCACGAAGCCCCCGCGGTGAGACTCCATCTCCGTCCGGAGGCTCCGCTTTCCGCTGATTCGGCACTTCTCCGTCAGGCTCTTCTCCACCACCGCACCGGTGATGGCGCAGTCAACGGTCAGTTCTGGGAGGAGCCGCTTCCCGCTGGAGTCACAAGTCAACAGCGATCCAGGGCCAGCCCGCTTCCCGCTGACCTCGCAGGATTCAGCAAGGTGCTCAGCGATCGGAAGCCCCGTCACGGCGCAGTCGAACAACTCCGACCGGTGGCCGGTGGCGGCGGAGGCGGAGCAGGTCGCGCCTTCGTCCTCCCGGTACCGCTTCTGGGAGATCTCACTCACCGCCAACCAGGCGGGCAGGACATGGTCGCCCGTGAAGTCGCACGGCTCAAGCTCCTCCTCGAGGGCGGCGTCGCCGGAGACGGCGCACGTGGCCGTCAAGCTTGTCTCTGCCCAACGGCCATCGGCCAGGTGAGTCATCTCTTCGAACAGGAGCGTGCGGTCGGTGACGCAGCACGACCCGACGTGCTCCGGCTTGGCGGCACGCTTCGACAGGTCCGACACCTTCAGCAGGTGCTGGAGCACCGACTGCTGATCTACCTCGCAGCGGCCGAGGAACGCGACCGGCGTGCTGCGGCCGCTCAGGTGGCACACCCCGAGCTTGGGCTTGACCTTGAGGGAACCACCGGGCAGGCAAACGCGGAAAGGGAGCGTCCGGCGTGACACGCCATCCACCTCGACATCGATCTTCACCCCCACCTCGCCGTAGCGCAAGCCCTCGAAGCCGACGACCTCCGCCCGAAGCTTCGGTTCGAAGTCCGCTTCGAGCCGCGCCCGGCCGTGCGCCCCGTCGGCGCCCGTGAGCGACGCCGCGAGGCGCTGACCGTAGTGGCTGATGAAGGCTTCCACGCCGGGGTCCGCGGCCGCGGCACGACCGAGCGTTGCGGCGTCGGCGCCGCACTCGTCGGCCGACATTCGCTCGTCCATGAACGGGAGCGTGTCCAGTTCCTCGCCGGCGGGGAAACTGGGGCTGTCCCCGACCGACGCTTCGACGAGCGTCTCCAGGCGGTCCACGCCGTTGAAGGCCTCCACCCGCATCGTGACCCGGCCGTGGACCTGCGGGCGTCGGTCCAGCACCTCCACCGCTTCGACGGCGTACCCGTCACCGCACTCCGCCACCAGCCAGGCGTCGACAGCCGCCCGCACCGCCGCCTCCGGCGTCCGCAGAGCGTCAGCGGTGAGGTGACCGCCCTCGACGATCAGCCGTTCCATCGTTCGCACAAAGCCGGGGCGGCCGGGCCGATGGTCCTGCTCCCCGATCAGGGTCCGGCTGCCACGATCTCCAAAGTGGAGGTGCGTCCCCCGCCCCGAAGGCCCGACCGTCCGGTACAGCCGAGCCCGCGGGTCGAAGTCCACCTCGTGCCCGAAGGCGCGGTAGGCGGCAAGGACCAGCTCCTCGGAATCCATCGTCGGCTCCACCTTTTCAAACTTGGGTGGTCGAGGCTGGTCGTCCTCGAGGTTCCCGGTGCCGAGGATGTCGTCCTTCCCGCTCACGACTTCGGCATAGATCTTCTTGGCCCGCTCCTGGCTCTCGAATTCTCTTCTGAAAGCCTCCGTTTGGTCGCTTTGGCGGAGCGAGCCCATCACGATCTCGCCGATCCGCTTCTCGAAACCCTCTCCATCCGGGTCGCCGTTGAAGTCGAGGATTGCCTCGATGTCGCCCAACGCTGCATTGACCCCCTCCAGCTTCAGGGTCAGCAGCTTGACCACCATCTCCTCGCTGGTTTCCTCCACCGCAAGGTTCACCACCTCCACCCGTTCGTATGTGGAGCCCATCCGCTGCACCCGCCCGATCCGCTGCTCCAGCACCATTGGGTTCCAGGGGAGGTCGAAGTTGAGG from Phycisphaera mikurensis NBRC 102666 carries:
- a CDS encoding DEAD/DEAH box helicase; translated protein: MALQSAPPELSLKRPVLQASESRQWHRLRRAALEWGLADPIVLHSEQDIKGGWYHDPKRDWNPFEHQVENLIASLRRLPVAVLADDVGLGKTISAGMILSELMVRGRVQRTLVVCPKILQRQWVEELGKKFKLKATAATGSELTYELRNQRAEVVVTTYHTISRVLERGSVPEGAFQMLILDEAHKLRNLHGTPKPPKMAVNIQKALKDRLFPHMLLLTATPMQNRITDLYSLLDLAAAAEGRQHPLGHIDDFRFEYLLDGAMSQRGLRLRPDKEEAFHGAVRRTLRRTRRVDVKLNFPSRDIESRTLKPRRVEKEMIKLVREVSETLSYFEALSLCRAMMSSPHALATQVANSKGDWATKQVEDRAYNLCENDPVTSKMAGLLALVDELAAKRPEDWRLVVFTLRVATQDAIGRMLRLRGVSHGFIRGGTPEANAKAVEAYTGEEGKPPSIHVLVSTDSGAEGVNLQAGNVILNFDLPWNPMVLEQRIGRVQRMGSTYERVEVVNLAVEETSEEMVVKLLTLKLEGVNAALGDIEAILDFNGDPDGEGFEKRIGEIVMGSLRQSDQTEAFRREFESQERAKKIYAEVVSGKDDILGTGNLEDDQPRPPKFEKVEPTMDSEELVLAAYRAFGHEVDFDPRARLYRTVGPSGRGTHLHFGDRGSRTLIGEQDHRPGRPGFVRTMERLIVEGGHLTADALRTPEAAVRAAVDAWLVAECGDGYAVEAVEVLDRRPQVHGRVTMRVEAFNGVDRLETLVEASVGDSPSFPAGEELDTLPFMDERMSADECGADAATLGRAAAADPGVEAFISHYGQRLAASLTGADGAHGRARLEADFEPKLRAEVVGFEGLRYGEVGVKIDVEVDGVSRRTLPFRVCLPGGSLKVKPKLGVCHLSGRSTPVAFLGRCEVDQQSVLQHLLKVSDLSKRAAKPEHVGSCCVTDRTLLFEEMTHLADGRWAETSLTATCAVSGDAALEEELEPCDFTGDHVLPAWLAVSEISQKRYREDEGATCSASAATGHRSELFDCAVTGLPIAEHLAESCEVSGKRAGPGSLLTCDSSGKRLLPELTVDCAITGAVVEKSLTEKCRISGKRSLRTEMESHRGGFVDPAFLETCEASGDRVKLGSLLVCAASGKRVRPKLLQACAITGDRVLSSELVKLGTGERVRPEAAAVCAVSGERVIPGTLIACARTGRLVTPGLLGTCCVSGDRVLLDELVTLGDGRLALPEHLEACEASGRRFPASELVACAVTGKRVAPDLLVESDAPGERALAEALETVTDGRRFPPALVSACAISGERVPEAELKACAITGKQVHPRLLRACDVSGERVLAELLEGTSGGRHACPDLLGSCAITGARVPLDELETCAVTEQAVAPEQLETCCVSGKRVVHACLETLSDDRVVLPEHAATCEESGDRVVASELEACAVTGRLVLPSLLKACDLSGKRVLPETLQATTLGRHALPDLLGRCEVTQEPIPLGELEACEVTGQAVAPGQLGTCCASGKRVLPSRLEVLNEGRTALPEHVAACGMSGRRVLATELEACAVTGQRVLPECLRRCDLSGERVLPEELVEISGGRRVRPSLLRACARSGERVPPAELEPCEESGDLVLPRFLQACESTGRRVRVDLLATCAASGKRALRSLLVPSGLQGRPALVGELETCGESGRQVLPDELVTCAVLGDRIARDVASASEASGKLARTRLLVPCAVTGQHALPNELEACVCTGRKAMPSEMATSEQSGRRMLPGAAARATRGRTFHPDEVATCSWSGEVLPHEELGEDRLTGVVMSLRQLDSSGCCRAFLTFMNEPERGKDAANAIPWVEKHHAGTVGVPVAASRLAGPSKAQALRLETRALLGLKRIGFIGLLIRPDDSKTFELAGRFATFRRRGGRWEPDV